The Nothobranchius furzeri strain GRZ-AD chromosome 6, NfurGRZ-RIMD1, whole genome shotgun sequence genome includes a region encoding these proteins:
- the LOC139070464 gene encoding E3 SUMO-protein ligase ZBED1-like has translation MERRMQLRTGAFAVMAELSSELALQIKDPPKTLKADIWSRFGFYQQSGRHDLDMSYAVCKTCHSKIKYVGNTTNLRNHVSRFHPELLTITPAVEPPSPAQPKINAALSIIPPNSEKGKKITQAVGAFIAKDLRPYSVVENPGFKHMLKTLEPRYKVPARSHFAEQVIPALYDETKAKILTSMSKANLVAITCDSWTSVATESYITVTAHYMSEDWQIISLVLQTRAVYESHTGAHLAELLSDVVSEWQLSDKDIVLVTDNASNMILAAQIRKFKHVRCFAHTLNLASQRGLRVASLTRLLGRIRRISIFFHRSTTASHCLKQPAICATLLSPEVRKGESDICTLNETDVSNAEDAVSALKAMKDATTLISEESNPTISLIAPLKAQLLQNMTSSISDSPMIHDIKNAVRTDLMNRYSSEAEKKMLCTASALDPRFKGLPFLTEKERSDVYREVTEEATCLEQECILAMHPKVPVQPEVQKDGTSADDPSAAKRKPTSLLVSLLGQSFNDVEVSEESKTPYVRAEEEMDNHLKTSSLPLSEDPLNWWRVHKVTFPLLARLSKRYLCIPGTSVSAERVFSTAGDVITAKRSTLKPQHHTAEENVRVRQPMCALGSLSARSVSDSCSLGCRDLNMHTALSFLVLLSCAADQVRPRFQLSHQAGT, from the exons ATGGAGCGACGAATGCAGCTGCGCACTGGCGCCTTTGCGGTCATGGCGGAACTAAGCTCCGAGTTAGCGTTACAGATAAAAGACCCTCCAAAGACACTGAAAGCAGACATATGGAGCCGTTTTGGATTTTACCAACAATCAGGGAGACATGATTTGGACATGTCATATGCCGTGTGTAAAACCTGCCACAGCAAGATTAAATACGTCGGGAACACCACCAATTTAAGGAATCATGTTAGCCGTTTCCACCCTGAGTTGCTAACAATAACACCGGCTGTTGAACCGCCCAGCCCTGCGCAGCCAAAAATTAATGCGGCTCTCTCAATAATACCTCCCAACTCGGAAAAAGGGAAGAAAATAACCCAGGCTGTGGGGGCTTTCATTGCGAAGGATTTACGACCGTATTCTGTCGTGGAAAACCCTGGGTTCAAACACATGTTAAAGACACTGGAGCCACGATACAAGGTCCCTGCACGTAGCCACTTCGCAGAACAGGTAATTCCTGCACTGTATGATGAAACCAAAGCCAAGATATTAACCTCCATGAGCAAAGCTAATTTAGTAGCAATAACATGCGATTCCTGGACTTCAGTGGCAACAGAGTCCTATATTACAGTGACGGCACACTACATGAGCGAGGACTGGCAGATTATTTCCCTCGTGCTGCAGACGAGAGCTGTTTATGAGTCTCACACAGGTGCACATCTGGCAGAGCTACTTTCAGATGTTGTTTCAGAGTGGCAGCTGTCAGATAAAGATATTGTCCTGGTTACAGACAATGCTTCAAACATGATTCTTGCAGCTCAAATCAGAAAATTCAAACATGTCAGATGCTTTGCTCACACATTGAACCTGGCATCACAGCGTGGGCTTCGAGTTGCATCGCTTACCAGGCTTCTGGGAAGAATCAGACGTATATCCATATTCTTCCATCGTAGCACAACAGCAAGCCACTGTTTAAAG CAACCTGCCATTTGTGCCACCTTGTTGTCACCGGAAGTTAGAAAAGGAGAGTCTGACATCTGCACACTCAACGAGACAGATGTATCTAATGCTGAAGACGCTGTCAGTGCATTAAAAGCAATGAAAGATGCAACCACACTAATATCTGAGGAAAGCAATCCAACCATCTCCTTGATTGCTCCACTCAAGGCACAACTTCTCCAAAACATGACCAGCAGCATCAGCGACTCACCCATGATTCACGACATCAAGAATGCTGTCAGAACAGATCTCATGAACAGGTACAGCTCTGAGGCAGAGAAGAAAATGCTTTGTACAGCCTCGGCCCTGGATCCCCGCTTTAAGGGATTACCTTTCCTGACAGAGAAGGAGCGATCAGATGTCTACAGAGAAGTGACTGAGGAGGCAACATGTTTGGAG CAGGAGTGTATTCTGGCCATGCACCCAAAAGTTCCGGTGCAACCCGAAGTTCAGAAGGATGGAACCTCGGCAGACGATCCCTCGGCTGCTAAAAGAAAGCCTACATCATTACTTGTGAGCTTGCTGGGACAGTCTTTCAATGATGTTGAGGTTAGTGAAGAATCCAAGACCCCCTATGTCAGAGCTGAAGAGGAAATGGATAATCATTTGAAAACGTCATCATTGCCCCTGTCAGAGGACCCTTTAAACTGGTGGAGGGTACACAAGGTTACATTTCCTCTCCTGGCTCGACTGTCAAAACGATACCTTTGCATCCCTGGAACAAGTGTATCTGCAGAacgtgttttctccactgctggaGACGTTATCACGGCCAAAAGATCTACTCTCAAACCACAGCAT cacacggcagaggaaaacgtgcgcgtgcGGCAGCctatgtgcgcgctcggcagcctctctgcgcgctcggtttctgactcctgctcgctcggct